The sequence below is a genomic window from Euwallacea fornicatus isolate EFF26 chromosome 1, ASM4011564v1, whole genome shotgun sequence.
TACCCTTTCCCTTTTGATATTAAtgtaaatcaattttctgGTTGTCGAAGCGCATTGCGGCAAAGGGCCAGTTTTCGTGAATGCACTTTTGAAATGTATGCGGCATGTGAGGTTTAAGATTGCTAATGGATCTTGATTGGATTAGTGGATTAATGTGTTCAATTAAATGGGAACTGTCGTTTATCTACCAGGGTACGTGAAAAAGTTATTCTCATTTCGACAATTTCCAAATATGATGTAAAGAATATCATTCCGTCCTTTAGTcggttttcataaaatttaaatatttacatttatatattttaaattatttacatgcattggaaaaatataaggacattttaataaataatttgaagttGTGAAAGTAATCGTAATATAAAGTTATGCATTGataatattagaaaatgtttaatatacaACAAAACTAAGCTTTTTTGGTAGATTTCTGTAAATTTTATCGATTTAtgcaaaagttacaaatatgaataaaaactCCGTACTTTTACCTCAACAAAACATTTGCAGCaatcaaaaatgataaagtcTAATAACATATGGCCTCTACGGTTATCAAATACAGCCCCAATTCTATCCTCCATACTCAAAATGACATGGTTGGTTTCCACCTGTGGTATTCTTTCCCAATCTTCTGACAGTAGCTGTCGTAATCGAAAGGCACTGTAAATGTTGATAACATATGGTGAAACTCTTCTTTGACGCATATCTCAAGCGTGTTCAGTTGGATTCAGATCTGGCGATTGGCCTGGCCATGGCAATCCAACGATCCTTCCGTTGGTCAACCGGTTTGTTATGTTGCGGGGGCATTTGGATGAGCATTATCACGCACTAGGCGAAAGTTTTGACCAACAGCGCCAACAAATGGTCGAACTGTAGAATCAAAAATGGTATCGGTTTGGTCGCCAATTTTAATTCCGGCCCATACCATTATCGTACCACTTCTATGTGAATAGACTTCTTGAAAAACGGTCAACATTTCCAGACTATCTCCACATTCTTATTTGATGAAAATCTGGATGAAATCCATATTTGGGTTCGTCAGTGTAGAAAACTGTAGCTAAATCAATTCCATTCCAATTTCGATGTTCTTGACACCACTCTAATTTTACAGTGTAATAGCCTCTGGAAAGAGGTGGACATTTCGATGGTCTTCAATTATGAAGGTTGGATTCATGTAGACGATTTTTAATAGTATTTCGACCGATAGACACGCGGTGAGCCCATTGTAAATTTGGAACCAGTTCAAGTTTTCAGGTGTAGGTTATCTTCTAGccgttaaaacttaaaatcaaTCTTGAGTTGCAGTTGTAATGAGTCCACGTCTTGGGTGTTGTTAGGCCCTAGTTCCCGTTTCCCTAAAGCGCTGCCAAAATTGACTGATAATACTTTAGGAAGGACCCTTGCACTCAGCTACtttaaattgtttcaaacAAGCTTGAAAAACATGTATCGCTCGATTCATCATCTCATTCAGAGTTAAATGTTGTCGTTCCATGGTAAAATACAGTATTTCCAAAGCACCTGTTTAACGTCAGCTATTATCGAAAggtggaaatttaattaacctgATAATTTAGAACCtcaaaaaattgcatattttctttaaaattttttcaatcaattgaaatatatataaatagtGAGGACTAGTACTAATAATGTACAGTATAGACtagaattgaaataatttattatcggttttaagatttaaaaaatatgtcctTAGAATATTCCGATGTGTGCATGTATGAGCGAGAAAGCGATAACTGAGTGCATAATACCATTAGTTTATCAGGCTGGGGGCTTCGCTACGACGCCCAGTGAAGGCTGTGCAAAATGGTGTAATGCTTAATTAGGCTTTCaccaaattgaattaatattaGATAAAGAAGTTGTAGTAATTAGAAAAAACTTCACATTAGAAGATaattccttaaaattatttttcactcAAAAGACTACGCGCATGTACAGATTGTTACACGACGAAATATATCtactaaaaggaaaaatacattttaagtattaaaagTATCTGAAGCCTATTTGCTGTCGATGTATAAGAAGTTTCATAAGTTCtgggtaaaataaaaaaatatcggaCTTTTCAAAGTTAGTTATTTTGTATGGGTTAGCTAAGggaatatacaggatgtccggATATCTCATGTATAACGCTTTATCAGTTATAGTACAACTCacaataagtcgatttaactaaatttgtcTTAATATAAAAGTTCATAATAATagagctacagggtgtcaaaattgaaagaatgaattcgattttttttaatacctttcaacttttttgagctaatttcacgaatttTGCATCCGagggttttttgggatgagaaattcaaatttttaaacgatttttttatatgttttagaGGGCACCACACAAGCTACCatactttttacaattttattgataaatgcaatgtttaattcaaagcattttattacaaaaatttcataacaaatgctcaaaatgcgcgccattttatttatattttaacttagattttttgttatttctacGGATacctttaaataaacaaatgaaaataacaccACACATATTAGTTcttttttgacgttattgaAGTGCTGAAGTCTTAGTAAGTCAATAACTATTACTTTTTCACAACGAATATTTACACCTATAGTGAGCAAGTTGACATGCTATTGATTTAtggattttgcaataaaaacggCCGGAAAAGTGTTCGAgtttgcaaatattgaaaaataacttcttAAAAATGTAAGTTTTCAACCGAAAAGAATTGACAAAGGTCGAATCCGGACAACTAGAACAGTGGTTAATGAAGaagctattttaaatagaagcGAAGGAGACCTGAGAATTAGCAACAGACGTTTATAAGACAACTAAGTAGTCCCCAAAATTACAATTCACGAAGTTTTGACAgtttaaatgtgttttaatGGTCCCTTGTGGTGTCTTCTAGAAGATAtaataaaatcgtttataaatttgtatttctcatcccaaaaaaaccttgaaaaaaatttcgtgAATTTAGTTCGAATAAGttgaaagatattaaagaaaatccgatttctttttttaactttgactCCCTCTAGCtctgttattatcaacttttgtactaAGGCAAGTTTTGTTAAATCGATGTATTATGAATTGTACTATATCTGGTAAAGCGTTGTTCACAGGGTATCCgtacaccttgtatatttttaaatctatagTTGGCCTAATAAAgtgaattaaaaagaaacttttcCATTGAACATGTAAACTAAATCCTTAACATAAGTACTTAGGTACCTCTGTGATTCGcatcaaaaagttaaaatcaGAAGTGTCTAAATATGGTAATTTtatctgatattttaaaaaatcgcttaaaatagtttttattctAGACCAAACACATTGTAAATAGGTTTATAAATACTTGGAAATATGAACATAAAAACTAAACGAATTATGTCTCAACTCTAAAATGTTTCTGATGATGTTAACTAGTGAGTGAAATTTCGAATGTTTGGTTTCTAGAAGAATAGTATTCTTTTCATGTCGGAGCAGAGGAACTCATCTTGAttcgaaatttcttttttttaattattttttggagTCAGTGGTTATTAGAGCACTCTGTAGTGTAGTTGAGTTTTGCAATTACTAAAtcctattttttaacttaaaattacagaaatatttAAGTAAACGTTTAAAGCAGAGATGAATATTCGCCATTCCGTCCAGAAAATATACATTATTATCatgtttcagtttttagtgaataatttttcatttgtctCCGTATTAATCCGTTTTACCTTAATTTAAGTGGTGCCATTGTAGCTATTCTAAACTGTCCTTTTGCACTCGGTCGTATATCGAATTTGCAGTTTTatcattaatttcaaattctaGATTCCTACCATTTTGCTTCATACTCTATACGTTTTTTGATACTGTGTCGTAAGTGCTCATAGTGGTAAGTGTGGCGAAACTCATCACCAGAAAGTCTTATATCTTGACTTACGTTGTCGTTAAACTTATTGAGGTACAAGACTTtttcaaatacattttaaactttaactatgtctataaaaaataatttagacaTGGTTGAGTCAAGAGAGTGAACTGGCCACGCAATATCTCCATAGATGTCGGGAAATGAACTTCCGTCATAGGAAAGACTCGTTGATTCACGGGCATTTTTTTCATGCTTACTAAAAGTGATTTCTTTGCCCCAACTATTTTTATGTTGAAAAGTGGCGCTTTGAAAAGTATCACGTTCCAAAACCGGAATCTGTACATGTCTATGGAACGTGAAATGCCTAAACAATGATCAGTTacgttatttattttcacaagGCGTATAGCACGATATTATGATTAATTACCCTAACGAACTCTCCTCCATTCAGAACTTCTATGTCTATTTTTTTAGGTCTAATTACCACtacaaaacaataattgaGTTGTCCAAACAACAATCATCTCATCGTTTCATCACTGCGTTAATTAACGTAATGTATGAAATAAGCCAATAGACTCTATTAAATAAGTATTTCCCACTATTTGCTTTAAAAGCCACCACCATTGAGGGTGTTGAATGATTGTGAATTAGGTTTTCTTGCGTTGCGTTTTCTACACAACGTGTTTTTGATATAATTCGTTGTTCATTTTGGTAAGTTTAGGGTTATTTTATCGAATTTCGAAATAGTTGAAATATCGCATACATATATAGTAGCGTCGTAAAAAGCTTATGACCCTCGCGCCTTAAACCCATCGACGCCGTATGCCTTGTGCCTTTAAACTTGACGTTCGGGTCATAATGCTGTACTTTACGACCTTGTGGTATATAAAATACTATAATTAGCATtgctatttcaaatttttcaaacactattgaattttaagttaGATATATGTTAAAATTGATGCTTCTCTACTCCATTGTCTATTTAATCACAAGTGGAGTCAACATTTATTCATCCAAGAACAATTAAGGTATATTTTTCCTGAGCCCATCTATAAAAGCTGAATCCTTAAAACGTTAATGTAATGgtataatttctttattgcCTAGTAATCTAAATACAATCTGAATACGTTGCATGAGCGCAATAAACTTTAATCCAGAAGGAGTATATTGTAGGGAataaaagtcaaataaaaCTAATTGTTCTTTGGGAGAAATATCTAATCAAAGATCATGTTTGAAGCATAAATATGTACATTACTTTTATTACATCATCtaataattgtaaattcaACTGATATGTCATATTTaccgaaaataataattttacccCACCAAATTGTTGCTGATATCTGCGATTTTGCCACAGGTACGATTGGAGCAATCTCCGATGGAATGCACTATGGCTGGTCAGCACCCTTCATCCCCATACTGGAAAAACCAGACAGCCCCATCCCCATTTCACTCACCGACGTCACCTGGTTAGAATCCATCTATCTCATTGGTGGACTAGCAGGTCTTCCAGTAACCATTTATTCTGTTGATAGATTGGGAAGGAAAGCTTCCATATTGCTTGCTGCTGCTATGTCTTTAGTAGCCTGGATACTTATTGCTGTAGCTAATAATGTGATCTATTTATATGTTGCCAGGTATCTCTTGGGTGGATCGAATAATTGCCACATTATTGACTATGAAATTTTAGGTTCATGGTGGGCCTATCTGGAGATGTAGCTTTCGTAGCAGCCCCAATGTACATTGCAGAAATTGCAGACAAAAAGATAAGAGGCTTCCTAGCCGGTGTCATCTACGTCATGATGTTAGTTGGGATTTTGGTTGTTTATGCTGTAGGGCCTTTTGCTCCTTTTTACGTATGTTCCATTATTGGAGCCTCTTTTGTGATCATCCAGCTGATTAGTTTTCCCTTCATGCCCGACTCACCATACTACCTTCTCTTGAAAAACCAACATGAGAAGGCTAGAGCTCATTTACTAAGACTGAGAACAGGAGAAGATATTGATAAGGAATTAGTTGAGATTACTACTGCAGTAGAAAGGCAAAAAAGTGAGAGGGGAAGACCACAGGATTTGGTGATATCCAAGAGCAATAGAAAAGCCTTGATTATCATGGTAGTCCTCAATGCTGCTCAACACTTCAGCAGCATCAGCgtaatattaatgaatttgcACTCCATACTAAAAGAAGCTGAGTCCGAGTACGTTTCATTTGAGATAGCTGGTATAATATTCTCGGCTTTCATGTTAATAGCAGCTACTATTGCTGACTTTATTGTGGACAAGTTCGGTCGGAAGGGGCTTTTAATCAGTTCAAGCCTATTGACCGGTCTGTCTTTATTGATTCTAGCTgtgtattttacatttaaaaataatggctATGACGTAGCTACAATTTCGTGGGTTCCCATAGCTGCAGTAATGGTCTATGCTGCAGTTTTCAAATTCGGTTTGGGCATAATTCCAATAGTGATGACTGCAGAACTATTTCCTGCTAAAGTTAAAGCCATGGGGATGACTTTAGCAGACTTCAGCTATCTCTTCTTCGGCCTCCTTTCAGTAGAGTTGTATCAAAGGcttataaatacattttacttGGACTTACCCTTCTATATTTTTGCGTCGTCTACGTTACTCACCGCACTATTTGCTTGGCTTTATATTCCGGAAactaaaggaaaaactttGGACGAGAtccaatttattcttaaagGTGAACCAATTCCTGAAAGGAAACTTAGTAGTGAAGAGGAAAATGGTAAAACGGTTGATAGAAATAATATGAATTTAGAGGAGTTGAAGTCCTATAATGGGACCGTGTAACGTTGACTAGGATTGAATTAGTTTTGGCTCTTAAAAGGTGGTCcaagtaattttattctgtACAGATTGGTACAATCTGTTTAGTTAAGAATGCAATGGTCAATTTTAGAGTTTAAGGCTGTGAAATCATTGTGTGGCCATGCGATTCAGTAAAATTTCCCGAGAAATGAGGATGATAGTAGGTTTAAAGCTATGTTATTTCTACTTaaaataatactatttttctattaaaattatgtctCTTCTATAAGGATTAGACGaagaattcaaattttcatagaATATAGAGATAAAGCAGTTATTTCACAGTTTAGATTTCATCTGCCTATGTACAAGAATTCCAGTTACAATTGAGTTAATAATATTACATGTTATGCCTTAAGTTATGTGATATAATAAACCGAGATAGTATATAGTATGTTTAATAGTTtcgttttattgaatttatagGTTGGCGTAAGAATGTATTACATTTGAAACCCTGTTGAAATCTGCACTGCTCTGGTAAGggaaattatacagggttcgccattactctggccttggttcctggtgtctttgtataaatgtcaatatgaaatgtttagtacagtactcatttatattggaaaccTGCATcatttaataatagttttgtttatacagagtgttccgttttcgctgggcagcataaagtcataattttttaaatatgtagcaacccataatttttttataccatttgatggaaccttaatttagaaggaaaatgcattaaacattttttaaattggttgcggcgttgccatattagagaaatttctttaaaaatacagcgtcagaaaaaaattatcacaaaactggtgttttttgaaattttgaaatttgtttttataaagtAGTAAATCAAAGtcagaggtacttaaaaactttaaaacatttttttaatgcaccatacttcttttgtataagagcgctaatttgcaaattttacaaattgctgaaactcgtttttttttaatggtacccatgatttttttcaagtccttctaatgtagtttttaattctctattaatttgcaataacatcttttcatctaacatttacagttatggagatatttacaaaatttcaatcaaattgcaacaggcATTATTATAATCTAACAGGTTTATTCTAGTAAAatttgcttctatttaacaaaagcataaattacttatttcatttagttgtcaTATTACCTGTCACTATCTTCTTCATCATtaactttcaattaaaatgaattttatacaaaacgaATTAGTGGACATGGTGTTTATTTTGGgtgaatgtgaaaaaaattgccttttggCTTCTCgtatttataaacaaagatATCCTGATCGCCGACCTCCGAGTACTCGtgcattacaaaaattgttggtTCGATTCGAACAAACAGGATCGGTACACTACAAACCACCTGTTCAAAGAAAAACTGTCAGAACAGAAGAGACAGAATTTATGGTATTGCAGGCTGTAGTTGAAAATCCAAATGCAAGCACCAATCAAATTAGTGAAGCACTTGGTACAATTAGTGCTACTTCAGTAAGAAGAGTgctaaaaaactataaatatcATCCATATCACATTGAAATGCATCAAAAGTTGACTATAAGGGATTTTAACTCAAGAAGAGCTTTCTGTGAATGGATGTTAAATAAACTCAATTAGAAGCCAGGCTTTACATCGACCACTTTATTTACCGATGAAGCTACCTTTCATAGTAATGGCCGAATGAATCGTCGAAATTTTCACTATTATGACAATGTAAATCCTCATATTTTACGAGTCGTGGATCATCAGCATAGATGGATAGTCAAAGTATGGGGAGGAATTGTGGGTCATTTTATCATAGGTCCTTACTTCTTTGATGGTCATTTAGATAGCGACagatatttggaatttttgaataattctttGCCACAGTTACTACGAAATGTTCTAGAAAGCATAAGACGCATCATGTGGTATCAGCAGGATGGTGCTCCCTGTCATTATGCTAGAAATGTgcgtaattatttaaatgaacaaTTTTGTGGCCGATGGATCGGCCGCGGAGGTCCTGTGCCATGGCCGGCGAGATCTCCGGATCTTACTGTcatggatttctttttatggggaTTCGTAAAAGATTACGTATGTCAAGAAGATGCTACTACACAAGAGGCAAATAAAAACAGAATAAGAACCGCATTTTCTAACGTGAAAccagagatattaaaaaatgtgcgCGAATCTTTACGACGAAGACTTCAGACGTACCTACAACAAAACGGGCAAAATTTCGAGCacttgttaaattaatatatattttttttaattttgatgttttttattattctttagtTTAACTAAAGTTTACTTTATTAATAACTCtaaaactgtaaatgttaattataataatgcctgttgcaatttgattgaaattttgtaaatatctctataactgtaaatgttagatgaaaagatgttattgtaaattaatagagaattaaaaactacattagaaggacttgaaaaaaatcatgggtaccattaaaaaaaaacgagtttcagcaatttgtaaaatttgcaaattagcgctcttatacaaaaaaagtatggtgcattaaaaaaatgttttaaagtttttaagtacctctgaCTTTGATTTACTactttataaaaacaaatttcaaaatttcaaaaaacaccagttttgtgataatttttttctgacgctgcatttttaaagaaatttctctaatatggcaacgccgcaaccaatttaaaaaatgtttaatgcattttccttctaaattaaggtttcatcaaatggtataaaaaaattatgggttgctacatatttaaaaaattatgactttatgctgcccagcgaaaacggaacaccctgtataaacaaaattattattaaatcatgcagctttccaatataaatgagtactgtactaaacatttcatattgatatttatacaaagacaccagaaaccaaggccggagtaatggcgaaccctgtataatgtgaTAAACGGTTTATGAAAATACAAATCTGCCTACGTTTTCTCTGTAGTGATTTCAATGTTTGGACAGCAACTTTAAAACGTCGAATGTGTCTAGACATCgataatttgagactttgtgaGGTATGCGGAAAAAATACAATGGTGCAAAAATAATCaagataattttaacaattctGATAAACAACTAGTATTGtacatataatttaaataacatatGCAGGTTATTAAAACTAGTTACCAGTTAACTTGAGATAGTTCTGATAAACGACtcaacagctttaaatggttGTATTGGGAGTAAATTGAGCATAATCTCTCTCCAATCCACGTTTTTTCTCTCCATGTAACGTTGTCAAACAATGAGTTTTACGGTGTGTCTCtaaagttttatataaaatcttACTCCACATTCTTAAGATCAATTGTAATCAATACAATTTCcaaagcattttattttaatgaatcaTTTCTTGAAATATAAAGTTGAATACATCACTGTAAGGAATTTTTGTGATGTTTTAATGCATTGCACTGCTGGCATTAGTAATACAAGATCTGACCTATATTATATAAGCACTTTGGATTAAGAAGGAGTTGAAACTATAATTTCGTTTAGAGTTTGAAATGAcgaaatattatataaaaatgagTAAGCACTAATGACAGCTGTagatatataaaaaagaaacattattttacTGGATGGAatgtttgaaggtacttgAAATTGATGATAAAATGATGGCTCGTTATTGTAATCGAatctatataaaataattgaaggCAGTTTGAGTGAAGGACTTGGAAACACTTTATAAGAATGATAAGTTTGTTTAgtcacttaaaatattttttaccttataaatttaatgagtATTTAATAAGTTATTTGTAGCAAAGCATTTCATTATGACTCAATATATTAAACGGAAATTTTGAGgattgcaaaatgtaaatCCCTGTAATTGCAACATtcaaaatacaaccaaactcACATTCAGAACgtaaaaaaactggaaaaccACAAATATTTCCAACACTCTTTAGCGTATTTACGAGATAGGTCGTAAATGATAAGAGCGTATCTGATTAGGGTGAATTCCTGGGAATGGCTCTAATTGTTCTTGTTTTTGAAAGATCTTGAGGAAGCCAGAATGtcacaaattagaaaaatccttaaaaacCTTTCATAAATTAAGTACCTTAGAAGATAATCAAAATCTGGAAAAACATCTTCGAAGACAAATTGTACACTATGTTCGGGTTTTCAGAAGTATTTCTTACAAGTTGACcgattatttttagttgtacCACTAGTTACAATTAAAACACTAAATAATGATTACCAaactaaaattcattttattgatCAATTGAGTTAACAGcaaaaacaatacaaaaattaaactattcTAGACCTCACATCAATCAtaactatgaaaaaaaaatgtaaaattgccTGATCTAAAATTTGCCTTGTTCGATATGATCGGATTTTTCGCTTTTATTATGGTGTCCCTTTTCTCCCTTCAACATTAACTGTATATCATCTAGAGTCTGGCCTTTGGTTTCAGGTATCCAAAGCACGGTGAACAGAATCATCAAAAAGCTAAAGACAGTGAATACGTAGAGAGGTACATGAATTTGGAAATAGTTGAGAAGGGTCTGATAAAGTTTTATGGATACAATTGCGGCTAAGACGTAAAATACATCAGCTACTGTCATTCCTAAAGCTTTAACTGTTGTAGGGAAAATCTCAGCTATCATAACAATAGGGACTAATCCCAATCCCACTTTGAAGGTTGCTGCATATACCATCACGCAAGCTGCAGGTATCCAGCTAACACTGGAAACATCATGTCCTAGGTATTGTAGGTGGAAGAATATGCTCATGACAAGAAGGGCTAAGCCTGTGGTAAAGCTGGATGATATCAGGAGAAACTTTCTTCCAAAGCTGTCAATGATTACTGCTGCTATTCCAGTGCTGATCAACATTGTTCCTGCAAAGATCATCGAGGCAGTGGAGGAGTCTATGTGAACCGAACCAGCTTTATCCAAAATACTTTCGAGGTTCATCAGAAAGACACTGATTCCCACGAAATGTTGTCCCCCATTTAGAATCAAGGATATAAATAATGCTAAACGATTGCTCTTGATCATAATAAGGTCCTGTGGTCTCCCCTTCTCGGTCTTTTCCCTCTCTACCTCTTGCTCAATTCCTTTGAGCTCTTGATCTAAATCATCGTGAGATCTCAGCTTTCTTAACGCCTTTCGCGCCTTCTCGCAGTTATTTTTGTATACGTAATAGTAAGGAGATTCTGGTAAGAACCAAACGAACACAGCTTGGGATGCAGTTAAGATTATACCTACAGCGGGAGTCACCCAATAAGGGGCTAAAGTTCCCGTACAATAAACTATAAGTATTCCGACTACCATCATGAAGTAGATTAGTGAAGAAAGAAACCCTCTTATCCGATAATCAGATATTTCTGCAATGTACATAGGGGCAGCAACGAAGCACATATCGCCAGCCATTCCGGCTAAGAATCTTGAAGTGAAGATTATTTTGAGGTTCATGGTGGTTAAGAGGAGCACCCAGCAAAGGCACCCTAGGGTTGCAGAGATTATCATGGACATTTTCCTCCCCAAGTAATCGACACTGAGAATCGTAAATGGCAGGCCAGCAGCGTATCCTAATAAGTTGATAGTTTCCATCCACTCTCCGTCGTTTTCTGTCACTATTATATGAGTAGCGTTGCTTGTGAAGTAAGGGATCATTGGAGACGTCCATCCGTAGGTCATGCCGTCGGATATTGCCATGAGCGTACCTAAAAtgcaaacaaaaaacaatattatataGCTGACTGATATTTTCAGACTCATTAGAAAAAGCAAGAAGTAGATGAGAAAGAGttaagaaatgaaacaagatgtAGAATGTAACAAATTATACTTGTgaagttatttttatcaatgttACTAAAATCCcaggaagtttttaaaaatctgttgGCATTTAATTCtatagttttttgtttaataccAAAGAGAATATGTAAGATGAGTTTCGTTTTCcataaataccttcaaattcGTGTGGTTAAGTCGCCCCTGGATTTAggtaatggataaaaaatccattaataCCTATGGGTTTTAAGAGTTTGGCGCTTACTGAAGCATATGAAAGTTTTTAGAATTCAATTATCacttaattcaaaaattttgtttctaaaatatcagagccggaaattgttaatattaaattcaagtcttgaaaaacctttcaaaaactaagaattttttaagaagTTTAGGTTTCTTTGCAACAACTTGAGAAAATATCgggaatttttttagaatttcttgGTAGTATTTAATCCCAAGTTTGGGGCgctggaaaattaatta
It includes:
- the LOC136341378 gene encoding facilitated trehalose transporter Tret1-like isoform X1; this encodes MDLDWISGLMCSIKWELSFIYQGTIGAISDGMHYGWSAPFIPILEKPDSPIPISLTDVTWLESIYLIGGLAGLPVTIYSVDRLGRKASILLAAAMSLVAWILIAVANNVIYLYVARFMVGLSGDVAFVAAPMYIAEIADKKIRGFLAGVIYVMMLVGILVVYAVGPFAPFYVCSIIGASFVIIQLISFPFMPDSPYYLLLKNQHEKARAHLLRLRTGEDIDKELVEITTAVERQKSERGRPQDLVISKSNRKALIIMVVLNAAQHFSSISVILMNLHSILKEAESEYVSFEIAGIIFSAFMLIAATIADFIVDKFGRKGLLISSSLLTGLSLLILAVYFTFKNNGYDVATISWVPIAAVMVYAAVFKFGLGIIPIVMTAELFPAKVKAMGMTLADFSYLFFGLLSVELYQRLINTFYLDLPFYIFASSTLLTALFAWLYIPETKGKTLDEIQFILKGEPIPERKLSSEEENGKTVDRNNMNLEELKSYNGTV
- the LOC136341378 gene encoding facilitated trehalose transporter Tret1-like isoform X2, producing the protein MRIWFFKFLKQIGPQLLPAWISTIGAISDGMHYGWSAPFIPILEKPDSPIPISLTDVTWLESIYLIGGLAGLPVTIYSVDRLGRKASILLAAAMSLVAWILIAVANNVIYLYVARFMVGLSGDVAFVAAPMYIAEIADKKIRGFLAGVIYVMMLVGILVVYAVGPFAPFYVCSIIGASFVIIQLISFPFMPDSPYYLLLKNQHEKARAHLLRLRTGEDIDKELVEITTAVERQKSERGRPQDLVISKSNRKALIIMVVLNAAQHFSSISVILMNLHSILKEAESEYVSFEIAGIIFSAFMLIAATIADFIVDKFGRKGLLISSSLLTGLSLLILAVYFTFKNNGYDVATISWVPIAAVMVYAAVFKFGLGIIPIVMTAELFPAKVKAMGMTLADFSYLFFGLLSVELYQRLINTFYLDLPFYIFASSTLLTALFAWLYIPETKGKTLDEIQFILKGEPIPERKLSSEEENGKTVDRNNMNLEELKSYNGTV
- the LOC136341378 gene encoding facilitated trehalose transporter Tret1-like isoform X3; this translates as MIVDRGQLLAVLSSTIGAISDGMHYGWSAPFIPILEKPDSPIPISLTDVTWLESIYLIGGLAGLPVTIYSVDRLGRKASILLAAAMSLVAWILIAVANNVIYLYVARFMVGLSGDVAFVAAPMYIAEIADKKIRGFLAGVIYVMMLVGILVVYAVGPFAPFYVCSIIGASFVIIQLISFPFMPDSPYYLLLKNQHEKARAHLLRLRTGEDIDKELVEITTAVERQKSERGRPQDLVISKSNRKALIIMVVLNAAQHFSSISVILMNLHSILKEAESEYVSFEIAGIIFSAFMLIAATIADFIVDKFGRKGLLISSSLLTGLSLLILAVYFTFKNNGYDVATISWVPIAAVMVYAAVFKFGLGIIPIVMTAELFPAKVKAMGMTLADFSYLFFGLLSVELYQRLINTFYLDLPFYIFASSTLLTALFAWLYIPETKGKTLDEIQFILKGEPIPERKLSSEEENGKTVDRNNMNLEELKSYNGTV
- the LOC136341378 gene encoding facilitated trehalose transporter Tret1-like isoform X4, whose protein sequence is MSLVAWILIAVANNVIYLYVARFMVGLSGDVAFVAAPMYIAEIADKKIRGFLAGVIYVMMLVGILVVYAVGPFAPFYVCSIIGASFVIIQLISFPFMPDSPYYLLLKNQHEKARAHLLRLRTGEDIDKELVEITTAVERQKSERGRPQDLVISKSNRKALIIMVVLNAAQHFSSISVILMNLHSILKEAESEYVSFEIAGIIFSAFMLIAATIADFIVDKFGRKGLLISSSLLTGLSLLILAVYFTFKNNGYDVATISWVPIAAVMVYAAVFKFGLGIIPIVMTAELFPAKVKAMGMTLADFSYLFFGLLSVELYQRLINTFYLDLPFYIFASSTLLTALFAWLYIPETKGKTLDEIQFILKGEPIPERKLSSEEENGKTVDRNNMNLEELKSYNGTV